A window of the Henckelia pumila isolate YLH828 chromosome 3, ASM3356847v2, whole genome shotgun sequence genome harbors these coding sequences:
- the LOC140886515 gene encoding DExH-box ATP-dependent RNA helicase DExH11 isoform X3, translated as MDRVPAADGLSFRVGFTGHSGHLRIEPLPPVERQNPLHSIPDFILPPAFPRETPESVKEYVKEKYLEPRLDEHIFCPQNSGKQWEFDWFERAKIQLEPSLPRSFVVPLWEMPSRRKRLGEMDRWEPESVEVDILELTAGADNSGSLPRIVGPAKDFVRGSISSRPFRPGGLDDVDSLGKILPDGCYNGEWAQELLNGGTGQVLPPGFKEGLNLGHLKEHSCTWNVDKNTNGDKSMPAVKLNELSLQFDDLFKRAWEEDVFEYVGDGHTRQFETPVESVDEPSQIATKIKDPTEIKDPPEIKDSTKINDLNVADNVIKKPSSLLDEILSSESKELKSRLDGDTNIGGQQSKEAWALLGGSEEIVERFEELVPDMALKFPFELDSFQKEAIYYLERGDSVFVAAHTSAGKTVVAEYAFALASKHCTRAVYTAPIKTISNQKYRDFCGKFDVGLLTGDVSLRPDATCLIMTTEILRSMLYRGADIIRDIEWVIFDEVHYVNDIERGVVWEEVIIMLPRNINFVLLSATVPNTFEFADWIGRTKQKQIRVTGTIKRPVPLEHCLFYSGEFYKICENEKIIPQGLKAAKDVYKKKNSAAITSGAGSGPLPANERARNQKRESSFNAKQAKHSGSQNLVNSGAGWGYQNNASNSWGLRRSEASIWLSLINQLAKKFLLPVVIFCFSKNRCDKSADNLTGTDLTTSSEKSEIRIFCDKAFSRLKGSDRNLPQVVRVQGLLRRGIGVHHAGLLPIVKEVVEMLFCRGVIKVLFSTETFAMGVNAPARTVVFDSLRKFDGREFRQLLPGEYTQMAGRAGRRGLDKIGTVVVMCRDDIPEEKDLKHVLVGSATRLESQFRLTYIMILHLLRVEELKVEDMLKRSFAEFHTQKNLPEKQQLLMRKLAQPTKIIECIKGEPGIEDYYELYSEAERYGNHIAEAVMQSPASQQHLTPGRVVLVKSQLAQDHLLGVVIKAPSANYKQYIVLVLTPELPLGFQTPSSSGAKEQVDFQILVPKSKRGLGDDYYSSASSRKGSGVVNLKLPHHGLTAGVNYEVRGVENNEILSICSRKIIIDQVGLLEDVSVGAYSKAVQQLLTLKSDGNKYPPALDPVKEDGTK; from the exons ATGGATCGGGTGCCCGCCGCAGATGGTTTATCCTTCCGCGTGGGATTCACGGGTCATAGCGGCCACCTCAGGATTGAACCTCTCCCACCGGTGGAACGCCAAAATCCACTCCATTCCATTCCAGATTTTATTCTC CCACCGGCTTTCCCTAGGGAAACACCTGAATCGGTAAAAGAGTATGTAAAGGAGAAATATTTGGAGCCCAGGTTGGATGAACATATTTTTTGCCCCCAAAATTCCGGAAAGCAATGGGAATTTGACTGGTTTGAGAGGGCCAAAATTCAGTTGGAGCCATCTCTGCCGCGCTCCTTTGTTGTTCCATTATGGGAAATGCCTTCTAGGCGCAAAAGACTCGGGGAGATGGATAGATGGGAGCCAGAGTCGGTTGAG GTGGATATATTGGAATTGACAGCAGGAGCTGATAACTCTGGTTCTTTGCCGCGAATCGTTGGACCTGCTAAGGATTTTGTTAGGGGAAGTATCAGTAGTCGTCCTTTTCGCCCAGGTGGACTGGATGATGTTGATTCTTTGGGGAAAATTCTTCCAGATGGTTGTTACAATGGTGAATGGGCACAAGAGCTTCTTAATGGGGGCACTGGACAAGTACTTCCCCCAGGCTTTAAAGAGGGACTGAATCTAGGTCATCTCAAG GAGCATTCTTGCACTTGGAATGTTGACAAAAATACAAATGGGGACAAGAGCATGCCAGCTGTAAAGCTG AATGAGCTGTCATTGCAGTTTGATGACTTATTCAAGAGAGCTTGGGAAGAGGATGTCTTTGAGTACGTTGGAGATG GTCATACGCGCCAGTTCGAAACTCCGGTGGAGTCTGTTGACGAACCTAGTCAAATAGCAACCAAGATAAAAGATCCAACCGAGATAAAAGATCCACCTGAGATAAAAGACTCAACTAAGATAAATGATCTAAATGTTGCTGATAATGTGATAAAGAAACCATCCTCTCTTCTTGATGAAATCTTGTCTAGTGAATCGAAAGAATTAAAGTCAAGATTAGATGGAGATACAAATATCGGTGGGCAGCAATCAAAAGAG GCATGGGCTCTTCTTGGGGGAAGTGAAGAAATTGTCGAACGATTTGAAGAACTTGTTCCTGATATGGCACTTAAATTTCCATTTGAACTCGATTCTTTCCAAAAGGAG GCCATATATTATCTTGAAAGGGGGGATTCTGTTTTTGTGGCTGCCCATACGTCGGCTGGCAAGACAGTTGTTGCTGAATACGCTTTTGCTCTAGCATCGAAA CATTGCACAAGAGCTGTATACACGGCTCCAATTAAAACCATTAGCAATCAGAAGTACAGAGATTTTTGTGGAAAATTTGATGTTGGTCTGCTTACCGGTGATGTTAGCTTGAGGCCGGATGCTACTTGTCTCATTATGACCACTGAGATATTGAGATCCATGCTCTATAGGGGTGCTGATATAATACGCGACATAGAATGG GTTATATTCGATGAAGTGCATTATGTTAACGACATTGAAAGAGGGGTGGTTTGGGAGGAAGTTATTATCATGCTTCCGAGGAATATCAATTTCGTACTGCTCTCAGCCACT GTGCCCAACACATTTGAGTTTGCCGATTGGATTGGTCGGACGAAGCAAAAGCAAATTCGTGTTACTGG GACCATTAAACGACCAGTCCCTCTGGAGCACTGTCTTTTCTATTCTGGAGAGTTCTATAAAATTTGTGAAAATGAGAAGATCATCCCTCAGGGGTTAAAAGCTGCCAAAGATGTTTACAAAAAGAAAAATTCAGCCGCAATTACAAGTGGTGCAGGATCTGGGCCTTTACCTGCCAATGAAAGGGCCAGGAATCAGAAACGTGAAAGTTCTTTTAATGCAAAACAGGCCAAACATTCTGGATCTCAGAATTTGGTGAACTCTGGAGCTGGATGGGGTTATCAAAACAATGCTAGCAACAGTTGGGGGTTGAGGAGATCAGAAGCTTCCATATGGTTGTCACTTATTAATCAGCTAGCCAAAAAATTCCTCTTGCCT GTGGTTATATTTTGCTTTTCAAAGAACCGATGCGATAAATCAGCGGATAACTTGACTGGGACGGACCTCACGACTAGCTCAGAGAAAAGTGAAATTCGGATCTTTTGTGACAAAGCATTTTCAAGGCTCAAAGGATCAGATAGAAATCTACCACAG GTTGTCAGAGTTCAAGGCCTTCTTCGAAGAGGAATTGGTGTACACCATGCTGGACTTCTCCCAATTGTGAAAGAAGTAGTTGAAATGCTATTCTGTCGTGGTGTTATCAAG GTTTTGTTTTCAACAGAGACATTTGCAATGGGAGTTAACGCCCCTGCAAGGACG GTTGTTTTTGATTCTTTAAGGAAATTCGATGGCAGGGAATTTCGACAGTTACTTCCCGGAGAATATACTCAGATGGCTGGTCGGGCTGGTAGGAGAGGACTTGATAAAATTGGTACAGTAGTTGTGATGTGTCGTGATGATATTCCTGAAGAGAAGGATTTAAAACATGTTTTAGTTGGGAGTGCAACTAGGCTTGAATCTCAGTTTCGATTGACATATATTATGATCTTGCATCTTCTACGTGTTGAAGAGTTGAAG GTGGAAGACATGCTTAAAAGAAGTTTTGCTGAATTTCATACTCAGAAGAATCTTCCAGAGAAACAGCAACTTCTAATGCGAAAGCTTGCTCAACCTACAAAAATAATCGA ATGCATTAAAGGTGAACCTGGGATAGAGGATTATTATGAGTTGTATTCGGAGGCTGAGAGGTATGGCAATCATATAGCGGAGGCAGTCATGCAGTCACCAGCTTCTCAACAACATTTAACTCCGGGAAGGGTGGTATTGGTGAAATCACAATTG GCCCAAGATCATTTACTAGGTGTTGTCATCAAAGCACCTTCAGCCAATTATAAACAATACATAGTCTTAGTGTTGACGCCTGAATTACCTCTGGGATTCCAAACTCCATCAAGTAGTGGAGCGAAAGAACAAGTTGATTTCCAAATATTAGTGCCAAAATCAAAACGTGGTTTGGGAGACGATTATTACTCTTCAGCATCATCTCGTAAAGGATCTGGTGTCGTCAATTTGAAACTACCTCACCATGGTCTCACTGCTGGGGTGAATTATGAGGTTAGAGGAGTTGAGAATAATGAGATTTTATCCATATGCAGTCGCAAAATAATTATCGACCAAGTTGGGCTTCTGGAAGATGTGAGTGTTGGTGCCTATTCTAAAGCAGTACAGCAGCTTTTGACATTGAAATCAGATGGAAATAAATACCCACCAGCTTTAGATCCAGTGAAAG AAGATGGCACAAAGTAA
- the LOC140886515 gene encoding DExH-box ATP-dependent RNA helicase DExH11 isoform X1 — protein sequence MDRVPAADGLSFRVGFTGHSGHLRIEPLPPVERQNPLHSIPDFILPPAFPRETPESVKEYVKEKYLEPRLDEHIFCPQNSGKQWEFDWFERAKIQLEPSLPRSFVVPLWEMPSRRKRLGEMDRWEPESVEVDILELTAGADNSGSLPRIVGPAKDFVRGSISSRPFRPGGLDDVDSLGKILPDGCYNGEWAQELLNGGTGQVLPPGFKEGLNLGHLKEHSCTWNVDKNTNGDKSMPAVKLNELSLQFDDLFKRAWEEDVFEYVGDGHTRQFETPVESVDEPSQIATKIKDPTEIKDPPEIKDSTKINDLNVADNVIKKPSSLLDEILSSESKELKSRLDGDTNIGGQQSKEAWALLGGSEEIVERFEELVPDMALKFPFELDSFQKEAIYYLERGDSVFVAAHTSAGKTVVAEYAFALASKHCTRAVYTAPIKTISNQKYRDFCGKFDVGLLTGDVSLRPDATCLIMTTEILRSMLYRGADIIRDIEWVIFDEVHYVNDIERGVVWEEVIIMLPRNINFVLLSATVPNTFEFADWIGRTKQKQIRVTGTIKRPVPLEHCLFYSGEFYKICENEKIIPQGLKAAKDVYKKKNSAAITSGAGSGPLPANERARNQKRESSFNAKQAKHSGSQNLVNSGAGWGYQNNASNSWGLRRSEASIWLSLINQLAKKFLLPVVIFCFSKNRCDKSADNLTGTDLTTSSEKSEIRIFCDKAFSRLKGSDRNLPQVVRVQGLLRRGIGVHHAGLLPIVKEVVEMLFCRGVIKVLFSTETFAMGVNAPARTVVFDSLRKFDGREFRQLLPGEYTQMAGRAGRRGLDKIGTVVVMCRDDIPEEKDLKHVLVGSATRLESQFRLTYIMILHLLRVEELKVEDMLKRSFAEFHTQKNLPEKQQLLMRKLAQPTKIIECIKGEPGIEDYYELYSEAERYGNHIAEAVMQSPASQQHLTPGRVVLVKSQLAQDHLLGVVIKAPSANYKQYIVLVLTPELPLGFQTPSSSGAKEQVDFQILVPKSKRGLGDDYYSSASSRKGSGVVNLKLPHHGLTAGVNYEVRGVENNEILSICSRKIIIDQVGLLEDVSVGAYSKAVQQLLTLKSDGNKYPPALDPVKDLKLKDLDIVEAYYKWNILLQKMAQSKCHGCVKLDENIKMAREMKRHKEEVNALKFQMSDEALQQMPDFQGRIDVLKEIGCIDADLVVQIKGRVACEMNSGEELICTEFLFENQLDGLEPEEAVAIMSAFVFQQKNTSEPSLTLKLSEAKKRLYDMATSLGELQSKFKLQVDPQEYARENLKFGLVEVVYEWAKGTPFADICELTDVPEGMIVRTILRLDETCREFRNAAAIMGNSALHKKMETASNAIKRDIVFAASLYITGL from the exons ATGGATCGGGTGCCCGCCGCAGATGGTTTATCCTTCCGCGTGGGATTCACGGGTCATAGCGGCCACCTCAGGATTGAACCTCTCCCACCGGTGGAACGCCAAAATCCACTCCATTCCATTCCAGATTTTATTCTC CCACCGGCTTTCCCTAGGGAAACACCTGAATCGGTAAAAGAGTATGTAAAGGAGAAATATTTGGAGCCCAGGTTGGATGAACATATTTTTTGCCCCCAAAATTCCGGAAAGCAATGGGAATTTGACTGGTTTGAGAGGGCCAAAATTCAGTTGGAGCCATCTCTGCCGCGCTCCTTTGTTGTTCCATTATGGGAAATGCCTTCTAGGCGCAAAAGACTCGGGGAGATGGATAGATGGGAGCCAGAGTCGGTTGAG GTGGATATATTGGAATTGACAGCAGGAGCTGATAACTCTGGTTCTTTGCCGCGAATCGTTGGACCTGCTAAGGATTTTGTTAGGGGAAGTATCAGTAGTCGTCCTTTTCGCCCAGGTGGACTGGATGATGTTGATTCTTTGGGGAAAATTCTTCCAGATGGTTGTTACAATGGTGAATGGGCACAAGAGCTTCTTAATGGGGGCACTGGACAAGTACTTCCCCCAGGCTTTAAAGAGGGACTGAATCTAGGTCATCTCAAG GAGCATTCTTGCACTTGGAATGTTGACAAAAATACAAATGGGGACAAGAGCATGCCAGCTGTAAAGCTG AATGAGCTGTCATTGCAGTTTGATGACTTATTCAAGAGAGCTTGGGAAGAGGATGTCTTTGAGTACGTTGGAGATG GTCATACGCGCCAGTTCGAAACTCCGGTGGAGTCTGTTGACGAACCTAGTCAAATAGCAACCAAGATAAAAGATCCAACCGAGATAAAAGATCCACCTGAGATAAAAGACTCAACTAAGATAAATGATCTAAATGTTGCTGATAATGTGATAAAGAAACCATCCTCTCTTCTTGATGAAATCTTGTCTAGTGAATCGAAAGAATTAAAGTCAAGATTAGATGGAGATACAAATATCGGTGGGCAGCAATCAAAAGAG GCATGGGCTCTTCTTGGGGGAAGTGAAGAAATTGTCGAACGATTTGAAGAACTTGTTCCTGATATGGCACTTAAATTTCCATTTGAACTCGATTCTTTCCAAAAGGAG GCCATATATTATCTTGAAAGGGGGGATTCTGTTTTTGTGGCTGCCCATACGTCGGCTGGCAAGACAGTTGTTGCTGAATACGCTTTTGCTCTAGCATCGAAA CATTGCACAAGAGCTGTATACACGGCTCCAATTAAAACCATTAGCAATCAGAAGTACAGAGATTTTTGTGGAAAATTTGATGTTGGTCTGCTTACCGGTGATGTTAGCTTGAGGCCGGATGCTACTTGTCTCATTATGACCACTGAGATATTGAGATCCATGCTCTATAGGGGTGCTGATATAATACGCGACATAGAATGG GTTATATTCGATGAAGTGCATTATGTTAACGACATTGAAAGAGGGGTGGTTTGGGAGGAAGTTATTATCATGCTTCCGAGGAATATCAATTTCGTACTGCTCTCAGCCACT GTGCCCAACACATTTGAGTTTGCCGATTGGATTGGTCGGACGAAGCAAAAGCAAATTCGTGTTACTGG GACCATTAAACGACCAGTCCCTCTGGAGCACTGTCTTTTCTATTCTGGAGAGTTCTATAAAATTTGTGAAAATGAGAAGATCATCCCTCAGGGGTTAAAAGCTGCCAAAGATGTTTACAAAAAGAAAAATTCAGCCGCAATTACAAGTGGTGCAGGATCTGGGCCTTTACCTGCCAATGAAAGGGCCAGGAATCAGAAACGTGAAAGTTCTTTTAATGCAAAACAGGCCAAACATTCTGGATCTCAGAATTTGGTGAACTCTGGAGCTGGATGGGGTTATCAAAACAATGCTAGCAACAGTTGGGGGTTGAGGAGATCAGAAGCTTCCATATGGTTGTCACTTATTAATCAGCTAGCCAAAAAATTCCTCTTGCCT GTGGTTATATTTTGCTTTTCAAAGAACCGATGCGATAAATCAGCGGATAACTTGACTGGGACGGACCTCACGACTAGCTCAGAGAAAAGTGAAATTCGGATCTTTTGTGACAAAGCATTTTCAAGGCTCAAAGGATCAGATAGAAATCTACCACAG GTTGTCAGAGTTCAAGGCCTTCTTCGAAGAGGAATTGGTGTACACCATGCTGGACTTCTCCCAATTGTGAAAGAAGTAGTTGAAATGCTATTCTGTCGTGGTGTTATCAAG GTTTTGTTTTCAACAGAGACATTTGCAATGGGAGTTAACGCCCCTGCAAGGACG GTTGTTTTTGATTCTTTAAGGAAATTCGATGGCAGGGAATTTCGACAGTTACTTCCCGGAGAATATACTCAGATGGCTGGTCGGGCTGGTAGGAGAGGACTTGATAAAATTGGTACAGTAGTTGTGATGTGTCGTGATGATATTCCTGAAGAGAAGGATTTAAAACATGTTTTAGTTGGGAGTGCAACTAGGCTTGAATCTCAGTTTCGATTGACATATATTATGATCTTGCATCTTCTACGTGTTGAAGAGTTGAAG GTGGAAGACATGCTTAAAAGAAGTTTTGCTGAATTTCATACTCAGAAGAATCTTCCAGAGAAACAGCAACTTCTAATGCGAAAGCTTGCTCAACCTACAAAAATAATCGA ATGCATTAAAGGTGAACCTGGGATAGAGGATTATTATGAGTTGTATTCGGAGGCTGAGAGGTATGGCAATCATATAGCGGAGGCAGTCATGCAGTCACCAGCTTCTCAACAACATTTAACTCCGGGAAGGGTGGTATTGGTGAAATCACAATTG GCCCAAGATCATTTACTAGGTGTTGTCATCAAAGCACCTTCAGCCAATTATAAACAATACATAGTCTTAGTGTTGACGCCTGAATTACCTCTGGGATTCCAAACTCCATCAAGTAGTGGAGCGAAAGAACAAGTTGATTTCCAAATATTAGTGCCAAAATCAAAACGTGGTTTGGGAGACGATTATTACTCTTCAGCATCATCTCGTAAAGGATCTGGTGTCGTCAATTTGAAACTACCTCACCATGGTCTCACTGCTGGGGTGAATTATGAGGTTAGAGGAGTTGAGAATAATGAGATTTTATCCATATGCAGTCGCAAAATAATTATCGACCAAGTTGGGCTTCTGGAAGATGTGAGTGTTGGTGCCTATTCTAAAGCAGTACAGCAGCTTTTGACATTGAAATCAGATGGAAATAAATACCCACCAGCTTTAGATCCAGTGAAAG ATCTGAAATTGAAAGACCTTGATATTGTTGAGGCTTACTACAAATGGAATATCCTGTTGCAGAAGATGGCACAAAGTAAGTGTCATGGTTGTGTCAAACTGGATGAAAACATTAAGATGGCTAGAGAAATGAAGCGACACAAGGAGGAGGTGAATGCTCTTAAGTTTCAGATGTCAGATGAAGCTCTTCAACAGATGCCTGATTTTCAGGGCCGG ATTgatgttttgaaggaaattggATGCATTGACGCTGATCTTGTAGTGCAAATTAAAGGTCGTGTTGCTTGTGAAATGAATTCTGGGGAGGAGTTGATATGTACAGAGTTCTTGTTTGAAAATCAACTAGATGGCCTGGAACCAGAAGAAGCTGTGGCTATAATGTCGGCTTTTGTATTCCAGCAAAAGAACACATCCGAACCTAGTCTTACTCTGAAGCTCTCTGAAGCTAAAAAGAG ATTGTATGATATGGCAACAAGTCTTGGGGAGCTTCAATCAAAATTCAAACTACAAGTCGATCCCCAGGAATATGCCCGAGAGAATCTCAAGTTTGGTCTAGTCGAAGTTGTCTATGAGTGGGCAAAG GGAACTCCATTTGCTGATATCTGTGAACTCACCGATGTTCCTGAAGGCATGATAGTTAGGACTATTCTTAGATTGGATGAAACGTGCCGTGAATTCAGAAATGCTGCAGCAATTATGGGTAATTCTGCACTTCACAAGAAAATGGAAACAGCTTCCAATGCAATTAAGAGGGACATCGTCTTTGCTGCTAGCTTGTACATTACCGGTTTATAG